The following coding sequences are from one Hippopotamus amphibius kiboko isolate mHipAmp2 chromosome 9, mHipAmp2.hap2, whole genome shotgun sequence window:
- the FAM20C gene encoding extracellular serine/threonine protein kinase FAM20C, whose amino-acid sequence MKMILVRRFRVLILMAFLVACALHIVLDLLPRLERSAARPSGEPGCSCAQPAAEAAAPGWAQARGRPGEPPAAASAAGDAGWPNKHTLRILQDFSSDPSSNLTSHSLEKLPPAAEPAEGALPGPDPGAQRPREPAHRPLLGDPGPRGPVLPPGPSGDGSLLARLFQHPLYQAAIPPLTEDDVLFNVNSDIRFNPKAAAAESPDWPHEGPEDEFLPTGEAAVDSYPNWLKFHIGINRYELYSRHNPAVEALLRDLGAQKITSVAMKSGGTQLKLIMTFQNYGQALFKPMKQTREQETPPDFFYFSDYERHNAEIAAFHLDRILDFRRVPPVAGRLVNMTKEIRDVTRDKKLWRTFFISPANNICFYGECSYYCSTEHALCGKPDQIEGSLAAFLPDLSLAKRKTWRNPWRRSYHKRKKAEWEVDPDYCEEVKQTPPYDSSHRILDVMDMSIFDFLMGNMDRHHYETFEKFGNETFIIHLDNGRGFGKYSHDELSILVPLQQCCRIRRSTYLRLQLLAQEEYKLSLLMAESLRGDRVAPVLHQPHLDALDRRLRVVLQVVRDCVEKDGLHGVVADDLGPERRAAAGR is encoded by the exons ATGAAGATGATCCTGGTGCGCAGGTTCCGCGTGCTCATCCTGATGGCGTTCCTCGTGGCCTGCGCGCTGCATATCGTGCTGGACCTGCTGCCCAGGCTGGAGAGGAGCGCCGCGCGGCCCTCCGGGGAGCCCGGCTGCTCCTGCGCGCAGCCCGCGGCCGAGGCAGCAGCGCCCGGCTGGGCCCAGGCGCGCGGACGCCCCGGGGAGCCCCCGGCCGCAGCCTCCGCCGCCGGCGACGCGGGCTGGCCCAACAAGCACACACTGCGCATCTTGCAGGACTTCAGCTCCGACCCTTCCTCCAACCTCACGTCCCACTCGCTTGAGAAACTGCCGCCCGCAGCCGAACCGGCGGAGGGCGCCTTGCCGGGGCCGGATCCTGGCGCCCAGCGACCCCGAGAGCCCGCTCACCGGCCCCTGCTTGGAGACCCTGGTCCACGTGGACCCGTGCTGCCCCCCGGCCCCAGTGGGGACGGCTCCCTCCTGGCCAGGCTGTTCCAGCACCCACTGTACCAGGCCGCCATTCCGCCGCTGACAGAGGACGACGTCCTCTTCAACGTGAACAGCGACATCAGGTTCAACCCCAAGGCGGCAGCAGCGGAGAGCCCGGACTG GCCACACGAAGGTCCTGAGGATGAATTCCTACCCACGGGGGAGGCGGCCGTGGACTCCTATCCCAACTGGCTCAAGTTCCACATTGGCATCAACCGCTATGAGCTGTACTCTCGACACAACCCAGCGGTGGAGGCCCTGCTGCGTGACCTCGGCGCCCAGAAGATCACCAGTGTTG CCATGAAGTCGGGGGGCACGCAGCTCAAGCTCATCATGACCTTCCAGAATTACGGGCAAGCACTGTTCAAGCCCATGAA GCAGACGAGGGAGCAGGAGACACCCCCTGACTTCTTCTATTTCTCCGACTATGAGAGGCACAACGCGGAGATCGCTGCCTTCCACCTGGACAG GATCCTGGACTTCCGCCGGGTCCCGCCCGTGGCCGGCAGGCTGGTCAACATGACCAAGGAGATCCGGGACGTCACGCGGGACAAGAAGCTGTGGAGAACCTTCTTCATCTCCCCAG CCAACAACATCTGCTTCTATGGGGAATGTTCCTACTACTGCTCCACGGAGCACGCCCTGTGCGGGAAGCCGGACCAGATCGAGGGCTCCCTGGCTGCCTTCCTGCCGGACCTGTCCCTGGCCAAGAGGAAGACCTGGCGGAACCCCTGGCGACGCTCGTACCACAAGCGCAAGAAGGCGGA GTGGGAAGTGGACCCTGACTACTGCGAGGAGGTGAAGCAGACGCCGCCCTACGACAGCAGCCACCGCATCCTGGACGTCATGGACATGAGCATCTTCGACTTCCTCATGG GAAACATGGACCGCCATCACTACGAGACCTTCGAGAAGTTCGGGAACGAGACGTTTATCATCCACTTGGACAACGGGAGAGG GTTTGGAAAATACTCCCATGATGAGCTTTCTATCCTGGTGCCTTTACAGCAGTGCTGCAG GATCAGGAGGTCCACGTACCTGCGGCTGCAGCTCCTGGCCCAGGAGGAGTACAAGCTGAGTCTGCTGATGGCCGAGTCCCTGCGCGGGGACCGCGTGGCCCCCGTCCTGCACCAGCCGCACCTGGACGCGCTGGACCGGCGGCTGCGCGTCGTGCTGCAGGTGGTCAGGGACTGCGTGGAGAAGGACGGGCTGCACGGCGTCGTGGCGGACGACCTGGGCCCTGAGCGCAGAGCTGCTGCCGGGAGGTAG